Below is a window of Culturomica massiliensis DNA.
ATGTACCCCTGCTTACTACTCTTTTTCACCTTCTACAGCCTTTTGCACTGACTCTTAACACCTAAGCAGACACATACCGATACGACCGGGATTGGGAAACCGTTCGTAACCGTCAGTCTGCCTTAGTCTATATATTATTATCAACATTGGGAAAAAAACGAAAAATGGAACGAAAACAAATCGTAGCAGCTTATCTACGTGTAAGCACAGACAAACAAACAATCTTAAATCAAAAAAGCGAAGTACTGAATTTCTGTAAGAAACATGACCTGGAAATAACGACCTGGTGTACAGAAACTGTCAGCGGAACCAAAAAAGAAAACGAACGGGAATTAGGTTCTTTACTCAAACGCCTGCAGCGGGGGGATATTCTGATTATCACGGAAGTATCCCGTCTCAGCCGTAAAATGATGAATATCATGAACATCATTCATCAATCCATCGAAAAGGGCATCACCATCCACAGCATCAAAGAAGGGTACAAATTCGACACTTCGATCAACAGCCAGGTGCTTGCCTTTGCTTTCGGACTCTGTGCAGAAATCGAACGTACGCTGATTTCTCAACGTACACGCGAAGCATTGGCCCGCCGTCGGGCAGCCGGTATGAAACTGGGACGTCCAAAAGGTAGTTTCAGTTGTGGAAAACTACATGAATACAGAGATGAGATATGCAGATTAAGGACCGAAGGGCTTTCTTTTCAAAAAATTGCGAAACGATACAAGGTATCACCGGAAACCGTCAGGTTATTTTATTTACGCATGCTTATCCGGAAAAACCAAAAAGCCGTAGCCGTCAGTGAAAAAGAATAAAACAGCTGAATTCAACTTGCAAATGCAACAGAATTCTGATTAATAATTTGTTTAAATTTTTCGTTTGGCGTGAGGTATCCAAGTCTTTTACGAGGTCGATTATTGAGTTTATTTTCAATCCACTTAATCTGTTTGTTGGTTACTTCACTAAAGTCCTTACCCTTTGGGATATACTGCCTGATAAGCCCGTTGGTGTTTTCATTGGCACCACGTTCCCATGAGTGGTATGGTTTGCAAAAATAGAATTTTATTTCCAATTTTTGCGCAATTTCCTCGTGCTTTGCAAACTCCTTTCCATTGTCAGCCGTAATTGTGTGTATTAAGTTTTTCACTTTCCGCAGTGCCCATACTGCAATCTTAGCTACCGGGATGGCTTCTTTTCCCGACAACTTGCGTATCCAGACCCTGCTTGTTGCTCTGTCGTTAATGGTAAGAATGGCACCTTTGTGGTTCTTACCAATAATTGTATCTATCTCTAAATCACCAAATCTCTCCTTCAGTTCCACTATCTCGGGACGCTCATCAATATCCACCCTGCCTGGGATAAATCCTCGCCCTGCATTTTTAGAACCACGTTTGGCATACCTGCGACCTTGTCTGCGAAGATATTTGTGCAGTTTGCCACCCCGCCGCTTATCCTCCCAAATCCAGCGATATATCGTTTCGTGAGATACCATCGCAATTCCCTCCAAGCGGCTCCTGCCGACAATCTGCTCCGGGCTGAATCCTTTCTTCAACAGCTTTATTATCCGTTTTCTCATTGCCGGTGTAAGCACTTCCTTGCGATGTTTTTGCTGCTTGCGCCTGTCTGCTTTTCGCTGGGCAAGCTCCATGCTATAGCTACCACTTCGGGCGTCGCAATTGCGCTTTATCTCCCTGTAAACAGTGCTTTTATCTACTCCGATAGCTTCCGCTATTGCTTTTTTGCTCATCGGTATTTGCAACATCATAGAAATTGCATACCTTTGTTCCTCGGTTATATGTTTGCTCATCTGCAACTTTTTTTTCTTTGGACGGACAATTAAAGCAAAGATAGCAAACTTTATCCATTCAGAGTGAGAGAAAGGGGGACATTGTCTCTCTTTCCTCTCTGAAAAATAAATGTTTTTATTGCTTATTATCCGCACCCAAAAAGTTGCATTTATAAGTTGAACTCAAGACAAACAAGTGGAAACAGGAGAGAAAATGCTCCTGTTTTCACTCCAATCTGCCGGTCGCCCGGAGGTAATGCGTTTCACTCACACGCAATTCGGCTTTGGCATCGATCCAGTCACTCCAGGCTTTCTGCCATTGTGCCTGTGCCTCCATGTAATTCGTCAGACTTTCCATTCCTACTTCATAACGGTTTTTACTGACCATCAGATTTTCTTTCGCCTGCAATAAAGATTTGGCCGTCAGCCTCACCCGTGCAGCAGCATCTTCTACATTAAAACGGGTTTTCGCTTCCTCAAGCTGCATAAGACGCACCATATCCTCTTTTTGCAACTCACTCATCTCTTCTTCAGCCTTCATTGCTTTTGTCTTATTACGTCCTTCGCCCCAATGAAATACCGGAACTTTCAAAGAAGCCATCGCCATAAAAGAAGCCATACCGTCGGCTTCTCCGTTTACCGAAATACCGTCGGTCCAGGCATAGGAAGCGGATACGCCCAACTGCGGCAAAAAATCCGCACGGGTCAGTTTCGTCTGATTCTTTTTCAATTCTATATTCCTGTCCAGCATACCATACTCCGGGCGGGCTGTCACCCCGGATCCGTCAACCGATAAAACACCGGGAGTAATCCCATCATACAACGAATCCTTTACCTGTAACAATGTCCCCAAATCCACTCCGATTACCCGGCACAAATTCATTTCCGCCAGTTTTTCCCCGTTTTGTGCTTTTTGCAGCAACAATTCTGCCTCATTGAGCTTGACCTGTGCTTTTAATAAATCGTTTTGAGAAGCCATACCTGTTTGGTAAGCATCCGTCAGACTCCGCACCAATTCAGCAACCACATCTTTGTATTTTCCGGCAGAAACGACCAATTCTTTCAATCGCAAAAACTGCCAGTATGCTTCGTCAGTCTCTGTTATTACCTCCGCACGGACTGATTTTAAATTCAATTCAGCCATTTCCACGCCGATAGAAGCCATCCGGAAAGCCGAACGGATTTTTCCCCCCATATATACCGGCTGTTCTACGACACCACCGACCGTATATGCATTATCCAAGCCCAGAGACAAATTAATATCCGGTAGAAAAGCATATTGCCTGAACACATAATTCCCGTCCGGACCGATTACCGGCCTATTGGCAGCATCAAGCAATAAATTAGGCAACAATTTACCGGACGCATCGGGCACATAAGTCGGTAAATATCCTCCGTCAATCGTAAAAGAATAATCCTTTTGCATATAGGCATACATTCCCATCCCGGAAATCTTCGGGAAAAAATTGGCCCGGTAAACCTTTTTATCAAGTGTCGCTTTTGCTGACTGCCGCCCGGCAATCCCCAGCTTCTTACTGTTTTCCAACGCCATCTGCCGGCATTTCGGCAAATCCAGCTTTTCTTGTGCCGGCAAGGCACAGGCTATTAAAAGCCCCGCTAAGGTTATCCACATTTTCATAACTTCTTTCTATTTTCTCCTTTTATCCCGAACAACAAAGCATATAACACCGGAATAAAAACCAGGGTAATCACTGTTCCGACCAACAAACCGGACATAATAGTCACAGCTAAAGAACCGAAAAGATCGTCCGTCAGCAACGGTAACATCCCCACAACCGTCGTCATTGAAGCCATCATCACCGGCCGGAAGCGGGAAGAGGAAGAATCGAGTAATGCCGTAACAGGCTCTTTACCCGAACCGATTTGCAAGGTTATTTCGTCCAGCAATACAACCCCGTTCTTAATCATCATACCGATCAACCCAAGTGCTCCCACAATCGCTACAAAACCGAAATCTTTACCGCTTATCAGAATCCCGATGACGATACCTATAGCAGCTAAAGGCAAACAAAGAAGAATAATCGCCGGTTTCCGAAAATCCCGGAACAACATAATCAGAATACCGATCATCAGAATACCGGCCCAAGGTAAATTCCGGAACAAATATTTTGTCGATTGGCTACTGGCACGATATTCGCCCAGCCACTTCATCGCATAGCCTTCCGGTAGCGTCATCGTATCTACCTTTTGCAACAAGGCGCTCCTGACATCTGCCGCCGTATAACCGGGAGCATTATTACATTGTGCCTTGATCGCACGCTGTCCGTTATACCGCCTCACCACGGGATCTTCCCAGCGCACATCTATCCCCCGGGTAGCCTGACTCAAAGGAATGGAACCGATAGTTTCTTCCAGTAAATCCTCGGTTTTCAGCGTCCCCATCAATAACCCCTTGACCGATTCGCTGTTCAATACGGCCGTCGAAGGCATCATGCTCCACACCGGTACCGTATTCAAAGTACCCGGCTTCTCCCCTTTCGTATCGACACTTTTAATATAAAGCGGCAATGAATGTGTGCCTTCATAATAAGAACCTACCGGTAAGCCGTCCGTAGCCGAGAGCATCGAAATCCCGATATCCGAACGGGACAAGCCTGCCGTCCGGGCAACCGGTTGATAATAATCAACGGTCAGAACAGGCATCATCGGTTCCCAATCGTTCCTCACCAACATAGCCGAAGGTTCATTTCTCATTATTTGTTCCGTCTTTTCAGCCAACTGTTTCAATACAGCCGGATCCGGTCCGGTAAACATCAGTTCTACCGGAAATTTCTCATACATCAGGTTATATCGCTTAATCCTGGCATAAGCGTCCGGATAATTTTCTGTCAAATATTTCTGCAATTCGGGAATCGATGTTTTCAATTCGTCCGGCCCCGTAAAATCGACAATCAACTCTCCGTACGACATCGACGGCTCGGCAATCGAACGCACCAGGTTATAACGGGAAGGCGTTCCTCCGAAACTCGTCGTCACATGGGTGATATCCGGGCGCGACAACAAGTAATCCTCAATCGAAGCCATATCTTTCTGTACCCGTTCAATCCGGGTACCCTCCGGCATACTGAATTCTATATACAATTGGCTATAACTCAAATCCGGAAAAAATCCCTGGGGAATATACCGATAAAGCCATATACTCACCCCCAACAACACCAACGTAACCCCGACGGCCAGTTTTTTATGCCAGAGCATATAACTTAAAAAATGACGGAAAAGGCGGTATATCTTACTATCGTATAACTTTTCTGCCTGTCTGGGCTTCACCTTCAGAAAACGATCGGCATGCACCGGAATCTGGGTGAGAGCCAGTATCCAACTCAACAGCAAAGATACGGCCAGAACAATAAACAAATCCCGCACATATTCCCCGGTCGTATCCGGAGAAAGAAAAATCGGCAAAAACGCAAGAATAGCGATCAAAGTAGCCCCCAGCAAAGGCATGGCCGTTTTTTTCACAATATTGGTCAATGCTGCCGGTTTCTTTATTCCACGTTCCAGATCGACCTGTATACCGTCGATAATGACAATGGCATTGTCGACCAACATCCCCATCGCCACAATCAAAGCTCCCAAAGACACCCGCTGTAACGTCCCGTCAAAAAAATACAAAACGACAAAAGAACCCAGAACAATAATAACCAACCCGGCCCCAATAATTGCACCGCTTCGGAATCCCATCGTAAACATCAATATTAAAATTACGACAAGTACGGATTCCAACAAATTAATCATAAATACATTGATTGCATTCCGTACTTGCTCCGGCTGGAAAAATACTTTGTGAAACTCCACTCCCAGGGGAATACGGGCTTCTTTCAGTTGTTCCAGTTTCCGGTCAACGACCTTTCCCAGTTCGACTATATTCCCTCCTTTTTCCATTGACAGAGAAATCCCCAAAGCCCGTTGCCCGTCATACCTCATTTCATTACGGGAAGGCGTATCATATCCCCGTGTCACAGAAGCGATGTTCCCCAAACGTAATTGGTCCTGTTCATGCCCCTGAATAATCAGATTCCTGATGTCTTCTATCGATTGGTAATCGTCGTTTATAGTTACCCGAACCCGGATATCCCCGCTATTGAAATACCCCGGGTACACGGTTTTATTCTGATTGGTCAATGTCGACAACACCTCTAAAGGATGAACGCCGAGATTGGCCATCTTGTCCTGAATGATCTCGATATTGATACATGGCTTACGGTCTCCGTAGATTTCTACACGACGTACTCCCTCCACATCCTGCAACTCCCGTTTCACCAACCGGGCATAATCCATCAATTCCTCATCCGGGATGCCGTCCGTCGTCATGGCATAAAACATACCGTACACATCTCCGAAATCGTCCATCACCAGCGACGGACGCGCTCCCTCAGGTAAACCGGCCTGAGCATTGGCAACCTTCCGTCTCAACATGTCCCACACCTGCTCCAACTCATCCGGAGCAACCGTACTCTTCATCTCGACGGTGATTTGTGAAACATCCGCTAAAGACTTCGACTGGATATTATCGATTTCTCCCATCGAGCGTATCGATCTTTCCAACACATCCGTTACCTCCAACTCGACTTTATGAGCCGAAGCCCCCGGATAAACAGTAACTACCATTGCCTGTTTTACCTTGATTTCCGGATCTTCCAACTTACTCATGGAAAGAAAAGCGAAAATTCCCCCACCCACCAGCACGGCAATAAAAAACTTCATCAAAGCCCTATTATTCAAGGCATATTCAGTTATACTCATAACTTCTACTTTAAACCAACAAACGGCATTACAACAAACCTCCGACATTTGTCGGACTTACTGATTTCAGCACCTTCACTTTCATCCCTTCTTTCAAACGATGCACACCTGCCGATACCACTATATCACCGGCTTTTAAGCCGTCGTATACAACAGCTTGCCCGTCTTTCAGCAATTTGACCATCTTTACGGGACGTTGCTTTACATTCTGCAATACAGGATCATACACCCAAACCGAAGCTTTCCCATCTTCCTCACATAAGGCGGTAGCCGGCACACTCGTCAAAACAACGGATTCCGGTTCGTATTCTATCGTTACATTGACACTCATACCTGCCGCAATAGCCGACTCTTTATCGGCTTTCAAGCGCAATCTCACCCGATACAACTGATTTAAGTTTGCTTTCCGCGTGATCTCGACCAGTTCCAACGGAAATTCCCGGTCCGGGAAAACATCGAATGTACAGGCAAACGACTTGAAATGCTCCCGACGCACGTAATCACTCGACGGAATATCAATCCCGACCTCAAAGTAACCGAGATTAATCATAGAAACCACGGGTATCCCGGCCCCCACAGTCTCATGCTTCTCGAAATATTTTTTCTGGATATAACCGTCAAAAGGTGCCAGCAAACGGGTATCTTTCAATGCATTTTTATGAGCATTGTATTTCGCTGTAATCTGCTGAAGCCCGGATACGGCTTTGTCATAATCATTCACCGGTACGCTGTTACGGCGGTAAAGCTCGATTACCCGTTCTGCTTCCGCTTTGATTTGCTTATACTCAGCTTCCGTTGCTGACAGCTGCACTTCATAATCTCTCGGATCAATTTCAGCGACCAACTCCCCCTTACGCACAAAAGCTCCGGATTCCGCCGGCATCCTCAGAATCGGACCGGCAATCCGAAAAGCCAGATCAACATCCGAGGCAGCTTTTACCTTCCCCGGATAAGTGATATGCAATTCATTTTGAAAACACCTGACAGTATCTGTTTTTACTGTCGGCAACATTTCTTTTTCGGGCGTATTATGCCGGCAAGCACACAATACCAAAAATATCCCCAAAAGGATAATTCCAAAGTTACGTTTCATATTCCAATATCTAAAATTACACCTGATACACACGCAAAATTTACCACAAACCACTCCGTTCCAATCCTCCTTATTATCAATTGCACAAGCCTTTACCGCGGTTTTCTCTCCTGTTTTTCACCCCGGCGATCTTCATTTCCCCACTACGGCAAGCGACGTTATCCCATACAATAAAAACAGCAAAGAGCTAAAGACCGGAAAACGTTTTCCGGATTCTACGCCCCTCACAATAATACAAAAAACAAGCCAAAACGAAATAAACCGCAACCAATATCCAAAGGCTCAGAAACTCTCCCCGGACATCTCCGAAAGAAGCTCCTAAACTATTTATTTTCACATATCCTTCAATACCGTATGTCGAAGGGAAAAGCTTTGAAAAAAACACCCAATAGTCCGGAATCGCGGATGAAGGCCAGGATATACCCGACATAAACATCAAAGGAACCGATGTAAACACGAATATCAGGAAAGGTGTTTCCCGCTGCCGGCACAAAAACGATAAGGCCATTGCCAAAAAAACGCAGGCCAGCAAAAAGGGAGTCAGAAAAAGAAACAATTCCCATTTATCCCCAATCCGGGTCAGGTTAAAAATACCAGGTACCACCACAAATATCCATACGGACATCAAAATATAAACCGGTAAATAAGCCAAAGCTTTTCCTACAACCACCGCTACCGGATCAGCATAATGCCCATTCGACGGTGTTACACGCCCGAAACGGTTGCGCTCCCGGGCCGTCCCAGCCAAAGTGCCGACTCCCAGTAAAAGGGATTGTTGTATAACCAAAATCAAAATAGCCGGGATGATAAAAGTAGCATACCCACTTTGGGGATTGAAAATTTTTACTTCTTCCATCCGCACCGGAGAAGCTGTCAACTCCTGTTGTTTGACCGAAGCATAAGGCAGGCCTTCTACCTGTATGGCCTTCCCCATTCCGATAGCGACACTGCTGGCTGCCTGCAACAAAGCTTTGTAATTAAGCAAAGCCCCCATATCACAATACAAAGACACATGAGCTTGTCTGCCCTGTACTAAATCCCGGTCGAAATCCGCAGGTATTTCCAGAATACCGTATATTTTCTTCTCATACAACAACTGCCGGGCCTCTTCCATATCCCTGCATTTCGCCACCACAGCAACACCGGAAGAGGCATCCCACGCCCGGATAAACTCCCGGCTTTCATAGCCATTTGCCCGGTCTACCACTGCGACAGGGACGTCGAAAACCGTCTCGTTACTGTAAATATAAGTATACACCACCGGATATACCAATGTCAATGCGATAAAAAAGGTCAACACCGCACTGTCACCGAAAACGGCTTTTAATTCTTTTCGAAAAATATACCCTATGTTATACCACATTTTTCTCATTTTTGCATCCTCTTAAGGCAAATACTCATTTTTCAACAACCGGGCTTTCAAACGCGGCATAACAAGCAACGGCAAAAGCATAAAAAGTACAAGAGCCATATAGGGCTGCCAGGAATAGGTCAGCGGAATTCCGTTAAGAGCCTGATCGACATATATCAGATAATAATGCCGCATCGGAAAAAGAGGAACAAAATATTGCATCGGTTCCGGCATGGAACGGACGGGAAAAGTAAAGCCGCTGACAGAAAACGACAATACCGACCACAAAGCACAGGTACTCAATGCGATCCGGTTCCGGCTATAAATCCCCGTCATCAGTAAAGCAAATCCCTGCGATGCCAATATCAGACACAACATCACCAGAAACATCGGAAAAAATCCGCTATTTAAAGGAAAATGCAGAAACCTGTACAATAAAGCCAGACAAAAGCAACCGATTACCATAAAGATCAACAACTGCGGAAGTAGCTTTCCGGTAACGGCCGTCAACACCGAATCATGACTCAATGCCATCAATTCCCGGGCTGTCCCTTTTTTCAATTCTTCTCCAAAGCTATAGGTAACCACAAACATGGCAAACATACCCAAAAACGCAGGTAACAATATATTCGAAAGATATACGGCATAACTCAACCAGGGATTATTCAGCGGATGGGTATCCACGACCACCGGATTCAAACGGGCCGACAACCGGGGATCTGTATCTCCTTTTGCTTCCAGCAAAGCTTTCTGTACGGCTCCGTTAGCCAGTGCAGCCTGTAAACGCATATCTTTGTATATCAGAGAACCGGGAAGAATATAAGAATCGTTGGTATAAAACGACAATACCGGCTCTTTTCCGGAAGAAGCTTCCTGCCGGAAATTTTCGGGAATATAAAATATACCGTATATTTCTCCTTTTTGCATCGCCTTCCGGGCTTCTGAAAAATCTCCGGTACGCATCACAATCTCCGTCTGTCCGAAAGCATCCAGGGAACGGGTTAAGGAACGGGAAGTCGAAGTATTGTCTTTGTCTACAACGGCTATCGGCAAATTCGTAGGGACTCCTTCTTTAAAAAGATCGGCAAAAAACAGGAAACAACATACCGGAGCGATTACCATCATAAAGAGGTATATCCGGCGCGATGCCAGCCTTACCATTTCCCGTTTCATAATTGTCCACAATACCATTCCGCCTGATTTTTAGCTTATCGTTTACTTCCACTTTTCAGTACACTCATCCCCGGCCGAAGCCCTTCCACTTTTTCGGTAGGAACAGCCTTTACTTCGAATGTCTTAGCGTCAAACTGTCCGGTCGTTTTGGTCGCTCTCCAGGCGGCATAACTTCCCCGGTCTTTCATATAGGTCACTTTTAAGGTGATTTCTTTATTTTTCAAAGCCGGTATTACAGCCGTAAACGTCTCTCCCATCCGGATATCTCCCAACAAGTCTTCCCGGATATTGAAAGACACCCACATATCGTCGGGATCCATAACGTCCATAATCGGAGCTCCGGTTCCCACCAGCTCCCCGACATTCGGGTAACGTTCCGAAATTTCCCCGTCAACAGGAGATACGAGGAATGTCTCGTTGAGATAGGACTCCACTTCTGCAACCGCACCTTTAGCCCGGTTCAATTGCGCCTCTGCTGCTAATTTATCTTCCTGCTGTGCGCCGTTTCTCACCATTTCATACTGAGCATGAGCAGCCTGTTCCGTCGCCTTCATTGCTTTATAGTTGGCTTCTGCCTCATCTTTTTTTTGAGCCGACACAACTTCATTTTCAAACAAAACCTGTACACGTTCGTACGATTTCTGTGCAATATCCAAAGCTGCCAAAGCCTTCTGCCAATTCTGATAAGCCATTGCCAACTGTTCTGAACGGGAACCGTTGTCCACTTTTTTATTCATCGCCAGAGCTGCC
It encodes the following:
- a CDS encoding recombinase family protein, which produces MERKQIVAAYLRVSTDKQTILNQKSEVLNFCKKHDLEITTWCTETVSGTKKENERELGSLLKRLQRGDILIITEVSRLSRKMMNIMNIIHQSIEKGITIHSIKEGYKFDTSINSQVLAFAFGLCAEIERTLISQRTREALARRRAAGMKLGRPKGSFSCGKLHEYRDEICRLRTEGLSFQKIAKRYKVSPETVRLFYLRMLIRKNQKAVAVSEKE
- a CDS encoding IS30-like element IS4351 family transposase, which encodes MSKHITEEQRYAISMMLQIPMSKKAIAEAIGVDKSTVYREIKRNCDARSGSYSMELAQRKADRRKQQKHRKEVLTPAMRKRIIKLLKKGFSPEQIVGRSRLEGIAMVSHETIYRWIWEDKRRGGKLHKYLRRQGRRYAKRGSKNAGRGFIPGRVDIDERPEIVELKERFGDLEIDTIIGKNHKGAILTINDRATSRVWIRKLSGKEAIPVAKIAVWALRKVKNLIHTITADNGKEFAKHEEIAQKLEIKFYFCKPYHSWERGANENTNGLIRQYIPKGKDFSEVTNKQIKWIENKLNNRPRKRLGYLTPNEKFKQIINQNSVAFAS
- a CDS encoding TolC family protein, translated to MKMWITLAGLLIACALPAQEKLDLPKCRQMALENSKKLGIAGRQSAKATLDKKVYRANFFPKISGMGMYAYMQKDYSFTIDGGYLPTYVPDASGKLLPNLLLDAANRPVIGPDGNYVFRQYAFLPDINLSLGLDNAYTVGGVVEQPVYMGGKIRSAFRMASIGVEMAELNLKSVRAEVITETDEAYWQFLRLKELVVSAGKYKDVVAELVRSLTDAYQTGMASQNDLLKAQVKLNEAELLLQKAQNGEKLAEMNLCRVIGVDLGTLLQVKDSLYDGITPGVLSVDGSGVTARPEYGMLDRNIELKKNQTKLTRADFLPQLGVSASYAWTDGISVNGEADGMASFMAMASLKVPVFHWGEGRNKTKAMKAEEEMSELQKEDMVRLMQLEEAKTRFNVEDAAARVRLTAKSLLQAKENLMVSKNRYEVGMESLTNYMEAQAQWQKAWSDWIDAKAELRVSETHYLRATGRLE
- a CDS encoding efflux RND transporter permease subunit, coding for MSITEYALNNRALMKFFIAVLVGGGIFAFLSMSKLEDPEIKVKQAMVVTVYPGASAHKVELEVTDVLERSIRSMGEIDNIQSKSLADVSQITVEMKSTVAPDELEQVWDMLRRKVANAQAGLPEGARPSLVMDDFGDVYGMFYAMTTDGIPDEELMDYARLVKRELQDVEGVRRVEIYGDRKPCINIEIIQDKMANLGVHPLEVLSTLTNQNKTVYPGYFNSGDIRVRVTINDDYQSIEDIRNLIIQGHEQDQLRLGNIASVTRGYDTPSRNEMRYDGQRALGISLSMEKGGNIVELGKVVDRKLEQLKEARIPLGVEFHKVFFQPEQVRNAINVFMINLLESVLVVILILMFTMGFRSGAIIGAGLVIIVLGSFVVLYFFDGTLQRVSLGALIVAMGMLVDNAIVIIDGIQVDLERGIKKPAALTNIVKKTAMPLLGATLIAILAFLPIFLSPDTTGEYVRDLFIVLAVSLLLSWILALTQIPVHADRFLKVKPRQAEKLYDSKIYRLFRHFLSYMLWHKKLAVGVTLVLLGVSIWLYRYIPQGFFPDLSYSQLYIEFSMPEGTRIERVQKDMASIEDYLLSRPDITHVTTSFGGTPSRYNLVRSIAEPSMSYGELIVDFTGPDELKTSIPELQKYLTENYPDAYARIKRYNLMYEKFPVELMFTGPDPAVLKQLAEKTEQIMRNEPSAMLVRNDWEPMMPVLTVDYYQPVARTAGLSRSDIGISMLSATDGLPVGSYYEGTHSLPLYIKSVDTKGEKPGTLNTVPVWSMMPSTAVLNSESVKGLLMGTLKTEDLLEETIGSIPLSQATRGIDVRWEDPVVRRYNGQRAIKAQCNNAPGYTAADVRSALLQKVDTMTLPEGYAMKWLGEYRASSQSTKYLFRNLPWAGILMIGILIMLFRDFRKPAIILLCLPLAAIGIVIGILISGKDFGFVAIVGALGLIGMMIKNGVVLLDEITLQIGSGKEPVTALLDSSSSRFRPVMMASMTTVVGMLPLLTDDLFGSLAVTIMSGLLVGTVITLVFIPVLYALLFGIKGENRKKL
- a CDS encoding efflux RND transporter periplasmic adaptor subunit; protein product: MKRNFGIILLGIFLVLCACRHNTPEKEMLPTVKTDTVRCFQNELHITYPGKVKAASDVDLAFRIAGPILRMPAESGAFVRKGELVAEIDPRDYEVQLSATEAEYKQIKAEAERVIELYRRNSVPVNDYDKAVSGLQQITAKYNAHKNALKDTRLLAPFDGYIQKKYFEKHETVGAGIPVVSMINLGYFEVGIDIPSSDYVRREHFKSFACTFDVFPDREFPLELVEITRKANLNQLYRVRLRLKADKESAIAAGMSVNVTIEYEPESVVLTSVPATALCEEDGKASVWVYDPVLQNVKQRPVKMVKLLKDGQAVVYDGLKAGDIVVSAGVHRLKEGMKVKVLKSVSPTNVGGLL
- a CDS encoding ABC transporter permease, giving the protein MWYNIGYIFRKELKAVFGDSAVLTFFIALTLVYPVVYTYIYSNETVFDVPVAVVDRANGYESREFIRAWDASSGVAVVAKCRDMEEARQLLYEKKIYGILEIPADFDRDLVQGRQAHVSLYCDMGALLNYKALLQAASSVAIGMGKAIQVEGLPYASVKQQELTASPVRMEEVKIFNPQSGYATFIIPAILILVIQQSLLLGVGTLAGTARERNRFGRVTPSNGHYADPVAVVVGKALAYLPVYILMSVWIFVVVPGIFNLTRIGDKWELFLFLTPFLLACVFLAMALSFLCRQRETPFLIFVFTSVPLMFMSGISWPSSAIPDYWVFFSKLFPSTYGIEGYVKINSLGASFGDVRGEFLSLWILVAVYFVLACFLYYCEGRRIRKTFSGL
- a CDS encoding ABC transporter permease produces the protein MVLWTIMKREMVRLASRRIYLFMMVIAPVCCFLFFADLFKEGVPTNLPIAVVDKDNTSTSRSLTRSLDAFGQTEIVMRTGDFSEARKAMQKGEIYGIFYIPENFRQEASSGKEPVLSFYTNDSYILPGSLIYKDMRLQAALANGAVQKALLEAKGDTDPRLSARLNPVVVDTHPLNNPWLSYAVYLSNILLPAFLGMFAMFVVTYSFGEELKKGTARELMALSHDSVLTAVTGKLLPQLLIFMVIGCFCLALLYRFLHFPLNSGFFPMFLVMLCLILASQGFALLMTGIYSRNRIALSTCALWSVLSFSVSGFTFPVRSMPEPMQYFVPLFPMRHYYLIYVDQALNGIPLTYSWQPYMALVLFMLLPLLVMPRLKARLLKNEYLP
- a CDS encoding HlyD family secretion protein, coding for MEKQERNKVIVLGGIVGLILLVAIFGFIFWEPQPEIIQGEAEATEVRISGKVPGRIERFMASEGDRVQKGDTLVILWSPDVQAKFEQARAVEAAALAMNKKVDNGSRSEQLAMAYQNWQKALAALDIAQKSYERVQVLFENEVVSAQKKDEAEANYKAMKATEQAAHAQYEMVRNGAQQEDKLAAEAQLNRAKGAVAEVESYLNETFLVSPVDGEISERYPNVGELVGTGAPIMDVMDPDDMWVSFNIREDLLGDIRMGETFTAVIPALKNKEITLKVTYMKDRGSYAAWRATKTTGQFDAKTFEVKAVPTEKVEGLRPGMSVLKSGSKR